In the Diospyros lotus cultivar Yz01 chromosome 13, ASM1463336v1, whole genome shotgun sequence genome, CTTTTGGAACGCCAATCTCGCCTTCAATCTCCcctttctttttatgtttaagaaattaaagaaaaaatacttTTCAGAGAAAggtgttatttattttcctcCCTTTTGCAAACATCATTTCTGGACTGTACCCACCAAATGGTTTGAGATttgatcaattaattaatatatccTCTCCTCTACAGCCCCCCCTGGACTCATTTCTTCTGCCCCCATTAACAGGGCCCTCCCAGTTTTCGGCATTTCTTTCCCAAACCCATAACCcatcatgaaaataaaataaaaataagttttatcaCATCTCAAATACCAAgaaaatgttttataatttaaacgtCATTGagtttgaattatatatatataaaccctaTTCCAAACTCActatttttgttgaaattttctaaggtTTTTCAGTTGGAAGAGGTTTGGAAAAACATGTGCCTGCAGTTGCAGTTTGTACAATGCCACTGCAGCAGTTGAttaattagattagattagattggattggattggattggcTGGCAAAACAACTTTGCTTCCTTAGGACTTAAAGTCGATATTGACTTTTTGTCCAACCAAATGCAAATGGAAGAATCAGACTTCGATTTGCTTCAAAACAACCCAGAAACCGTAGTCAATGAATTAGAGACTAAATTTTGTGCTTAAACTTGGTATCTCATCGTCTATCAATCccaatcattttttatttttcatatgaaTCATAACCAATTTTGTCCTTAAACTGGGTATCTCATCGTCTTATCAatctcaatcattttttttaatttttcacgTGAATAATAACagtaaatatttacattaaaagATGTAGAAAAGTCCAAATGCACTATCCTATTCTCTTATCTATTTCCACATGTTTATGGTCCCAAGAAAGGAATCAGATTTCTGTACCATTTTGTTGAGCTTCAAGAAACATACaaaatcaaaggcaaaacatgTAAGTATTATTCCATATTGATAGGTGTATTTATAAAGAAAGAATAATGCTAACTATTATTTTGAAGACAATAATGGTTAAACTCTAACCATAAATCGTATATTTGAAATAGCATATCATGGTATGAAGCAACTATTTTAGAAGTGCTACGTGTTAtgtgattttcttttctttgctgaAACGGTGGCAATTGACAACAGAATCCAAAGAAGCCAATGATGCAAAATCATGGAGCAAGGAGAGAAGCCAGAGATGATGCTAAAAGTCAAaacacacaaataaataaataaacaagatTTGAAAGGAGAATTTCAAATTTCCATTGAAACCAGCTGCGATGTCCTCACTCACTCAGTCACTCACAGTAATCAAgaaaccttcttcttcttcttcttcttcttcttcttcttcttcttcttcttcctcttcactgCTTTGCTGAATAAAAACAACACTTTTCCACTTTGTGCTTCCCTCCAAATCAAAGCATTAGATTTTGTCtcttctctcactttctcttgctttctttcttccttccttcccaaACAAATtgtccaataaataaataaataaaaacccaCATCAAGACATCCTCAATCCAATCAATTTCAAGGCCTCCGAAAATctatatataaactattttcATCATTCAACTGTAATTCTTTGATAAAGAGAGTTATAATGTCATTAATATGAATGGAGCtctccaatttaatttaatttaattgagaatctatgatgatgattaaatttatttttatttttttaaaaaaataaaattaaattaatattcttGAAGGGGGTGCTGGGGTGGATGCTTTCTTTAGGCaaagttgaaaaaagaaaaaggggggtCTGAGGAGGTGCTTTGATGATCTTTTACTCAATTCCATTTTGAGAGGAGTGTTGTGTTGGGTGTGGGAACATCAATCATTCATGCAACCTCCCTCCCCTTTCATTCtccatcattcattcattcattcccctcccctcccctccttttttacttttcttttccctctactattaattttatttatttatatattttatattaataaatatcaaatttctatatttaaatAACCTTCCCTCTTTCCTTAATCATACTCCTCCCAATCCCATGCCAGCTGGCAGCTGCCAAGAAAATGCAcatccaaaataataatatagtctatttattattattattattattattaattaaaataatatgacaCCAACATCATTACCTCAACCTTAAGTTGATTTAGCTactcaattatttatatatattctatcatcattataaataaatggaataaaaaataacttaataaaCATCatttcacataaataaataattaattaattaattcgtcTTGTGTTTATTATGCTCCTTCCTTCGGTTGGAGcgtaactttttcttttcaagaattttattttcatacatttaATACCtttcacaaaatataaatttgaaaataaaattattatttctttatattttaaaagcCAAGGTCGTCATCCTCTTCCCGCCTTGAAGGCTGCAACTCCATGGCCCTTTCTTCTCtcgcttctctctctcttctccttctcctatgcctctctctctcccggcTCTCTCTTTCTATACCCACCAATGACACCGCCGCCCTCTCCCTCTTCCAGTCCGACACCGACGCTCACGGCATACTCCTCTCCAACTGGACGCTCTCTGCTGACGCCGGCGACGCCTGCTCCGCCTCCTGGCGAGGCGTCCGCTGCTCCAACGGCCGGGTCATCGCCCTCTCCCTCCCCTCCCTCGACCTCCGCGGTCCCATCGCCGCCCTATCGGCCCTCGATCAGCTCCGCCTCCTCGACCTCCACGGCAACCGCCTCAATGGCACCCTTGACGCCCTCACCAACTGCACCCGCTTGAAGCTCCTCTACCTCTCCAACAACGATTTCTCAAACCAGATTCCGTCTTCCATCTCTTCGCTCACTAAAATTCTCCGATTAGACCTCTCCAACAACAACTTGAAAGGTCCGATTCCGGACTCGCTTTCGAACCTGACCCGCCTCCTCACGCTCCGCCTCCAGAACAACGAGCTCTCCGGACCGGTTCCTGGATTTCTCGGCTCAATTCCTGGGCTCAAGGAACTcaatttatccaacaatgagtTTTATGGCCACTTACAGGAGAGTTTACGGGGCAAGTTCGGGGACCCGAGCTTTTCAGGCAACGAAGGTCTTTGCGGATCGGGTCCGTTGCCAGTCTGTTCCTTCTCAAACGCCCCTCCGGCCACGGCTTCGGCCCAGACTGTTCCGTCGAATCCTAGTTCGCTACCTTCCACCACCATAATTGACGAGAACAAGAAACCGTCCCGGAAAGGCCTTAATCCAGGCGCCATAGTTGCAATTGTGGTTGCCAATTCCGTCGTCTTGCTGGTGATCACGTCGTTTCTTGTGGCTTACTATTGTGGAAGAAACTCGAGAGATTCGAGTTCGAGATCGGATACAGAGAGCGCAAAGAGAAGAAGCTCGAGTAGCTACACCACCGAGAAGAAGGTCTACGCCGGAGACAGTGACGGCACGAACGCGACCGATGGGAGCAAGCTGGCATTCTTCGACAGGAAGAAGCAGTTTGAACTGGAGGATTTGCTTCGGGCATCGGCGGAGATGCTCGGGAAAGGAAGCCTTGGAACGGTGTATAAGGCGGTGCTGGACGACGGCTACACTGTGGCGGTGAAGCGGCTGAAAGACGCCAACCCTTGCGCTAGGAAGGAGTTCGAGCAGTACATGGATGTGATCGGAAAGGTCAAGCATCCGAACATCGTCCGGCTTCGAGCTTACTACTACGCTAAAGAGGAGAAACTTCTCGTCTACGACTATCTCCCCAATGGAAGCTTGCATTCACTTCTCCACGGTAAGAACAGTTTCCTTCCCTGTTTAATGCCCAccattttgtttgtattttcttttgctTATTAAGGGTAAGTCTTGAGCCCGAAAGAACACTTTGTGGGTAGAGGGAGCTATCCCCCTGCCATGAGGGTAGGCCTCAACAGGATGGTTTGCTCGAGCAACACTTAATTAGTTGTTGTCTACAAGAATCGATAGTATCCATTCTTAGATTTGAGTGACAACGTCAAAGCCCCGTTACTCTTAAACCCTACTTTAACGTGAGAAGCAACACATCAAGCGTTAAATGATGGAGCAAAGCCACTCTTGGGGGTCTATCATGCGACCCTCCACACAAGCACCAGCAGGCTTACCACCCTAGGGACATGTTTTTGATAATCCCATGGATGTATAATTGATGATGTTAACTTGTTGATGTTGATGTGTGGTCGTTTATGCAATTAGGAAACCGCGGTCCTGGGAGAATTCCTCTAGATTGGACAACAAGGATCAGCTTGGTGTTGGGAGCGGCGCGAGGGCTAGCCAGGATCCATACAGAGTACTCTGCAACAGCAATTCCCCATGGAAATGTGAAATCATCCAATGTTTTGCTCGACAAAAATGGAGTTGCCTGCATTTCTGATTTTGGGCTAGCGTTGCTTTTGAACCCAGCTCATGCAACGGCAAGGCTGGGCGGATACAGAGCGCCAGAACAAACCGAAGTCAAGAGGCTCTCCCAGAAGGCAGATGTCTACAGTTTCGGAGTCCTGTTACTGGAAGTGCTCACTGGCAGAGCCCCGTCCCGGTACCTGTCCCCGTCCCGGCCCCGCCTTGAGGAGGAGGAGCAGGCGGTGGACTTGCCCAGATGGGTCCTATCAGTGGTGAAGGACGAGTGGACGGCAGAAGTGTTTGATCAGGAGCTGCTCAGGTACAAGAACATTGAGGAGGAGCTTGTGGCAATGCTGCAAGTTGGGCTGGCATGTGTGTCGCCACAGCCTGAGAAAAGGCCAACTATGGCTGAAGTTGCCAAGATGATTGAGGACATCAGGGTGGAGCAGTCGCCACTCGGGGAAGATTACGACGAGTCACGCAACTCGCTCTCGCCATCGCTTGCCACCACTGAGGAGGCGCTCGCCGGCTACTGATGCCGGTGCTCTCTTGACGATCCTAGCATCTTCTCCCATTGCACCGACTTATTGCTAATCATTATTGTTTCGTGCTCTCTGTTCTCAGTATCTATGGATTTTCCTACTGGTTTTCTTTCATCCCAACCTTGTAATATTTGTATGCTTTATCCTTAGTTTGTTTCTGGTATGTAATGCAGCTTTGACATTTCGAGTTCCTTGCCAGTCACTTTTTCTGCAGGCACCAATCCATAATTTACAACAGCCCTTTTTCTTCCCACTTTCGTCCTGTTCTTATGAGGATGGGATGAGATTTAATAACAATGGCAAAGTCATAGCATTTTTGTGAAAAGTAACAGTAAATCAAGATTATGGACAAACACCACTCTCCCGACCGTTTATGTTTAAAGTCAGAGTCTCACATACTTAAAACGCCCTTTCTCGTGTTTTATGTTTCAATTCATAGAGCTACACTCAAATCAGAATCACAAAGTTGAACAATAAGTGCATGGCAAGAAAAGGATGCcatgaaaacaaaagaaaatggaaagaaagtTGACATCCTGCCCCTTACTATTCTTTGCCTTTATTTGAAACAATCATCCATTCCTCTCCTTTTTCACTGTCACCAACTCATTGCTGATGGAAAAAAGGCAAGCAAACACATCCACGTCTATCTAGCAGTGGCAGGGGACAGTTTCTTTTCACCTTTCACTAAAGTCAAGAGTTCTTCAGAACCTGTGGTGGTCACATCTCTCCATATTTATTCTTTACCAAGGAGAGGCAGCTTCCATGAACTGCCTAAAATTCCAGTAAAAACCTTTGGATGCTGTCGAAAGTTTACATTACAGTGGAAAAATCTATTTGACTCGAGCATAATCTGCTGATCAACAAAGCATGATGAGTCATTTATATCATAC is a window encoding:
- the LOC127788664 gene encoding leucine-rich repeat receptor-like protein kinase PXC1; translation: MALSSLASLSLLLLLCLSLSRLSLSIPTNDTAALSLFQSDTDAHGILLSNWTLSADAGDACSASWRGVRCSNGRVIALSLPSLDLRGPIAALSALDQLRLLDLHGNRLNGTLDALTNCTRLKLLYLSNNDFSNQIPSSISSLTKILRLDLSNNNLKGPIPDSLSNLTRLLTLRLQNNELSGPVPGFLGSIPGLKELNLSNNEFYGHLQESLRGKFGDPSFSGNEGLCGSGPLPVCSFSNAPPATASAQTVPSNPSSLPSTTIIDENKKPSRKGLNPGAIVAIVVANSVVLLVITSFLVAYYCGRNSRDSSSRSDTESAKRRSSSSYTTEKKVYAGDSDGTNATDGSKLAFFDRKKQFELEDLLRASAEMLGKGSLGTVYKAVLDDGYTVAVKRLKDANPCARKEFEQYMDVIGKVKHPNIVRLRAYYYAKEEKLLVYDYLPNGSLHSLLHGNRGPGRIPLDWTTRISLVLGAARGLARIHTEYSATAIPHGNVKSSNVLLDKNGVACISDFGLALLLNPAHATARLGGYRAPEQTEVKRLSQKADVYSFGVLLLEVLTGRAPSRYLSPSRPRLEEEEQAVDLPRWVLSVVKDEWTAEVFDQELLRYKNIEEELVAMLQVGLACVSPQPEKRPTMAEVAKMIEDIRVEQSPLGEDYDESRNSLSPSLATTEEALAGY